A genomic window from Anthocerotibacter panamensis C109 includes:
- a CDS encoding TlyA family RNA methyltransferase, with protein sequence MPQRLDNLLVERGLAPSRHQAQLLIRAGQVRVNGQLTDKPGEKVDLAAQLEVKVAPRFVSRGGEKLLGALDTLGVEVAGRVCLDGGISTGGFTDCLLQQGAKRVYGIDVGYGQVAWSLRTDERVVLKERTNLRYLMPDELYEESDPRPDFAVVDVSFISLTKLLPALWRLLHTPRECLLLVKPQFECGREQVGKGVVRDPQVHREVLIRVWEAAKAQGWRIQGLTWSPITGPQGNIEYWLWLGIGTTSLPQPIPEVVARAHEALAVS encoded by the coding sequence ATGCCCCAACGCCTCGATAACCTCCTGGTGGAACGGGGGCTCGCCCCGAGCCGCCATCAAGCCCAACTGCTCATCCGCGCCGGACAGGTCCGTGTCAACGGTCAACTGACCGATAAACCGGGTGAGAAAGTTGACCTTGCAGCTCAACTAGAAGTCAAAGTGGCCCCCCGCTTCGTCTCTCGGGGCGGAGAAAAACTACTGGGAGCCCTCGATACCTTAGGCGTCGAAGTAGCAGGGCGGGTCTGTCTGGATGGAGGAATCTCCACCGGGGGGTTCACCGACTGTCTCTTGCAGCAAGGAGCGAAGCGGGTCTACGGAATCGATGTGGGCTACGGTCAGGTTGCTTGGTCTTTGCGTACCGATGAACGGGTGGTGCTCAAAGAACGGACCAACCTGCGCTATCTGATGCCCGATGAACTGTACGAGGAATCCGACCCCCGGCCCGACTTTGCGGTAGTGGATGTATCTTTTATTTCCTTGACCAAACTTCTCCCCGCGCTCTGGCGGCTACTCCATACCCCCCGCGAGTGCCTGCTTTTGGTTAAACCCCAATTTGAATGCGGGCGCGAACAGGTGGGCAAAGGCGTGGTCCGCGACCCGCAGGTGCACCGCGAAGTGCTCATCCGGGTCTGGGAAGCGGCCAAAGCTCAGGGTTGGCGCATTCAAGGACTGACATGGTCGCCAATTACCGGCCCCCAGGGCAATATTGAGTATTGGCTTTGGCTAGGTATTGGGACTACGAGCCTGCCCCAGCCTATCCCTGAGGTCGT